The sequence TGTCCGGGAAACGCCGATGAACGTCCTTCAATGCGGCCAGCGCTTTATCATCTTGGCCCTTATTTTGATAGATCATAAAGCCCGCCATAATTGCCCGTGGCCAGGTCGGAGTATTCCGGTACTCCTGTCTGAATTTATTAAAATAATTG comes from Kiritimatiellia bacterium and encodes:
- a CDS encoding tetratricopeptide repeat protein, producing the protein MVMTEQNYGEALNYFNKFRQEYRNTPTWPRAIMAGFMIYQNKGQDDKALAALKDVHRRFPD